The Fervidibacillus albus genome contains a region encoding:
- the rplM gene encoding 50S ribosomal protein L13, which translates to MRTTYMAKPNEIERKWYVVDATGQTLGRLASEVAAILRGKHKPTFTPHVDTGDHVIIINASKIELTGKKLTDKIYYRHSQHPGGLKKRTALEMRTNYPERMLELAIRGMLPKGSLGRQMFKKLHVYAGSEHPHQAQKPENYELRG; encoded by the coding sequence ATGCGTACGACTTATATGGCTAAGCCGAACGAAATTGAACGGAAATGGTATGTCGTAGATGCAACTGGTCAAACGCTTGGACGTCTTGCAAGTGAAGTTGCTGCGATCTTACGCGGAAAACATAAACCAACGTTTACGCCGCATGTGGATACGGGTGATCATGTCATCATTATCAACGCATCGAAAATTGAATTAACAGGTAAAAAATTGACGGATAAAATTTACTATCGCCACAGTCAACATCCAGGTGGTTTAAAGAAAAGAACTGCTTTGGAAATGCGTACAAATTATCCGGAAAGAATGTTAGAATTGGCTATCCGCGGAATGCTTCCAAAGGGATCATTAGGACGCCAAATGTTTAAAAAATTGCACGTATATGCGGGCAGTGAGCATCCGCATCAAGCACAAAAACCTGAAAACTACGAGTTGCGCGGTTAA
- the truA gene encoding tRNA pseudouridine(38-40) synthase TruA has translation MKRIKCIVAYDGTNFLGYQIQNQGRTVQGELEKVLKRMHKGERVPVYASGRTDTHVHALGQVIHFDSPLDLRLENWQKALNAQLPEDISILHVEFVPETFHARYSSIGKEYHYRVLLKKERDPFLRNYSYHFPYDVDVKAMRAGMYHFLGTHDFTSFSSAKSTVENRVRTINRFDVIEMEDELQFQIRGNGFLYNMVRIIIGTVLEVGTGKRDPNEIEKILERKDRASAGKTAPGCGLYLYKVFYE, from the coding sequence ATGAAAAGGATAAAATGTATAGTGGCATACGATGGGACGAACTTCCTCGGCTACCAAATTCAAAATCAAGGACGTACCGTTCAAGGGGAATTGGAAAAGGTTTTAAAAAGGATGCATAAAGGTGAAAGGGTTCCTGTATATGCCTCCGGTCGAACGGATACACATGTGCATGCCCTCGGTCAAGTCATCCATTTTGACAGCCCGTTGGATTTACGTTTGGAAAATTGGCAAAAAGCATTGAACGCTCAACTCCCTGAAGATATTTCTATTTTACATGTGGAATTTGTTCCGGAAACGTTCCACGCCCGTTATTCAAGTATTGGTAAGGAATATCATTACCGCGTGTTGTTAAAAAAAGAAAGGGATCCGTTTTTGCGCAATTATTCATACCATTTCCCTTACGATGTAGATGTAAAGGCGATGAGGGCAGGGATGTACCATTTTTTAGGAACCCATGATTTTACTAGTTTTTCCTCAGCAAAATCAACGGTGGAAAATCGCGTTCGGACAATTAATCGATTTGATGTGATCGAAATGGAAGATGAACTCCAATTTCAAATTCGCGGGAACGGATTTTTATACAACATGGTACGAATCATTATCGGAACCGTCCTCGAGGTGGGAACGGGCAAACGAGACCCTAACGAAATCGAGAAAATTTTGGAAAGAAAGGACCGTGCGTCAGCAGGAAAAACGGCTCCGGGATGTGGATTATATTTATACAAAGTGTTCTATGAGTAG
- a CDS encoding energy-coupling factor transporter transmembrane component T family protein: MMDKMIFGRYIPADSLLHKLDPRSKLCAILFFIGIIFIANNAVTYGILAIFTFLALYASNIPMKFLFNGLKFIIYLIIFTFLLHILFTREGDVLVNLGWLKIYERGLTQGIFISLRFLFLILVTSLLTLTTTPIEITDGMESLMRPLKKIRFPVHELALMMSIALRFIPTLMDETDKIMKAQMARGVDFSQGSLKKRAQAIVPLLIPLFISSFKRAEELAVAMEARGYRGGEGRTKYRQLKWKKMDTFVLLLVIFLGGLLFVFRA, from the coding sequence ATGATGGATAAAATGATCTTTGGTCGATACATACCGGCCGATTCATTGTTGCATAAACTCGATCCCCGTTCGAAATTATGTGCCATTTTGTTCTTTATCGGGATTATTTTTATCGCAAACAATGCCGTTACGTATGGAATACTAGCGATCTTCACCTTCCTTGCTTTATATGCATCCAATATTCCGATGAAATTTCTATTTAACGGATTGAAGTTTATCATCTATTTAATTATTTTCACGTTTCTATTGCATATTTTGTTCACGAGAGAAGGAGACGTTTTAGTAAACCTCGGTTGGTTGAAAATTTATGAACGCGGACTTACCCAAGGTATTTTTATCTCCTTGCGTTTTCTTTTTCTTATACTAGTAACATCGCTTTTAACGTTGACGACGACACCAATTGAAATTACGGACGGCATGGAAAGTTTAATGAGGCCGCTAAAGAAAATTCGTTTTCCTGTCCATGAGCTAGCATTAATGATGTCCATCGCTCTACGGTTTATACCGACGTTAATGGATGAAACGGATAAAATTATGAAAGCGCAAATGGCAAGGGGAGTCGACTTCTCCCAAGGTTCACTAAAAAAGCGGGCACAGGCGATTGTACCGTTACTCATTCCGTTGTTTATTAGTTCTTTCAAACGGGCAGAAGAGCTCGCTGTAGCCATGGAAGCGAGGGGGTATCGCGGGGGAGAAGGGCGAACGAAATATCGACAGTTAAAATGGAAGAAGATGGACACATTCGTCTTACTACTTGTTATTTTCCTCGGCGGACTTTTATTCGTTTTCCGAGCGTAA
- a CDS encoding energy-coupling factor ABC transporter ATP-binding protein produces the protein MEISTKGLEFKYHVNSPFERLALYDINVTIPPNSYTAIIGHTGSGKSTLLQHLNGLLQPTAGEIQIGQLTIQAGVKEKNLRTVRKKVGIVFQFPEHQLFEETVEKDICFGPLNFGTPLEEAKRKAKNAAKQVGLTEELMDKSPFELSGGQMRRVAIAGVLAMEPEVLVLDEPTAGLDPRGRTEIMDMFAKLHREQGISIVLVTHSMEDASKYADHIIVMHKGTVYKKGTPQEIFSSPKELMELGLDVPESIRFQLKLEEKLQQSIGKTTSSIDELAQQISTYLKRGSR, from the coding sequence ATGGAAATTAGCACAAAAGGCTTAGAATTTAAATATCATGTAAACAGCCCCTTTGAACGGTTGGCCCTATACGATATTAATGTAACCATTCCACCGAATAGTTATACGGCAATCATCGGTCATACCGGTTCAGGGAAGTCGACTTTACTGCAACATTTGAACGGTTTATTGCAACCGACGGCAGGGGAAATCCAAATCGGCCAATTAACGATTCAAGCTGGTGTAAAGGAAAAAAATCTACGTACGGTAAGGAAAAAGGTAGGCATTGTTTTTCAATTCCCAGAACATCAACTTTTTGAAGAAACGGTTGAAAAGGACATTTGTTTCGGGCCGTTAAATTTCGGTACACCTTTAGAAGAGGCGAAACGAAAGGCGAAAAATGCGGCGAAACAAGTAGGATTAACGGAAGAATTGATGGACAAGTCTCCCTTTGAGCTATCCGGTGGGCAAATGCGTAGGGTAGCCATCGCCGGTGTTTTAGCGATGGAACCGGAAGTCCTCGTCTTGGATGAACCGACGGCCGGACTCGATCCGAGAGGACGGACGGAAATAATGGATATGTTTGCTAAACTTCATAGAGAACAAGGAATTTCCATTGTTCTTGTTACCCATAGTATGGAAGACGCATCGAAATATGCCGATCATATTATCGTCATGCATAAAGGCACCGTATATAAAAAGGGAACACCTCAAGAAATCTTTTCATCGCCGAAGGAACTCATGGAGCTCGGACTCGATGTACCCGAATCGATCCGCTTTCAACTGAAATTGGAAGAAAAACTTCAACAATCGATTGGAAAGACAACATCGTCGATTGATGAACTCGCTCAACAAATTTCCACGTATTTGAAACGGGGGTCACGCTGA
- a CDS encoding energy-coupling factor ABC transporter ATP-binding protein has translation MKKEIIQFDRVFFRYDEKAPYALKDVSFSVQKGEWLAIVGHNGSGKSTIAKLMNGLLFPEKGSIRIKDLTLTEETIWDIRDIVGMVFQNPDNQFVGTTVQDDVAFGLENHGIARKEMVNRVMDSLKKVKMDGFLDQEPHHLSGGQKQRVAIAAVLALRTDVIILDEATSMLDPRGRAEVVETVREIKNEENVTIISITHDLEEAVKADRIIVMNEGQVFTIGTPKEIFSLDDELIRLGLDIPFTLKLVKSLKKNGCEIPSELLQEEELVDYIWKLAQKA, from the coding sequence ATGAAAAAGGAGATTATTCAATTTGATCGGGTGTTTTTCCGTTACGACGAAAAGGCCCCCTATGCATTAAAAGATGTAAGTTTTTCCGTTCAAAAAGGAGAATGGTTAGCCATTGTTGGTCATAACGGGTCTGGAAAATCGACCATTGCGAAATTAATGAACGGACTTTTGTTTCCCGAAAAAGGTTCGATTCGGATTAAAGATCTTACGTTGACAGAAGAAACCATTTGGGATATACGGGATATTGTCGGTATGGTATTTCAAAATCCCGATAATCAATTTGTAGGAACGACTGTCCAAGATGATGTGGCTTTTGGTTTAGAAAATCATGGAATTGCTAGAAAAGAAATGGTTAACCGGGTTATGGATTCATTAAAAAAGGTAAAAATGGACGGCTTTCTCGATCAAGAGCCTCACCATCTATCAGGTGGTCAAAAGCAACGGGTAGCTATTGCGGCAGTTCTCGCTTTACGAACCGATGTAATTATATTGGATGAAGCTACTTCCATGCTCGACCCAAGAGGCAGGGCCGAAGTGGTAGAAACGGTTCGGGAAATCAAAAATGAAGAAAACGTCACGATCATATCGATCACCCACGATTTAGAAGAGGCAGTGAAAGCTGATCGAATTATCGTCATGAATGAAGGACAAGTGTTTACGATCGGAACACCGAAGGAAATTTTTTCGTTAGATGATGAATTGATTCGTTTAGGTTTGGACATCCCCTTTACATTGAAACTAGTAAAAAGTTTAAAGAAAAACGGTTGCGAAATTCCTTCCGAATTATTGCAGGAAGAAGAGTTGGTGGATTATATATGGAAATTAGCACAAAAGGCTTAG
- the rplQ gene encoding 50S ribosomal protein L17: MAYRKLGRTSDHRKAMLRTLATDLIINERIETTEARAKELRSVVDKLITLGKRGDLHARRQAASFVRKEIADAETKKDALQKLFSDIAPRYQSRQGGYTRIYKVGPRRGDGAPMAIIELVEADSE; the protein is encoded by the coding sequence ATGGCATACAGAAAATTAGGCCGTACAAGTGATCACCGTAAAGCGATGTTACGTACCCTTGCTACTGATCTCATTATTAACGAGCGCATCGAAACGACGGAAGCCCGCGCGAAAGAATTGCGTTCTGTTGTCGATAAATTAATTACCCTTGGAAAACGTGGAGATTTACATGCACGTCGCCAAGCTGCTTCTTTTGTTCGTAAAGAAATCGCTGATGCGGAAACGAAAAAAGATGCTTTACAAAAATTATTTTCCGACATTGCGCCCCGTTACCAATCCCGTCAAGGTGGTTATACTCGGATTTACAAAGTAGGACCTCGCCGTGGCGATGGTGCACCGATGGCGATTATTGAATTGGTTGAAGCGGATAGCGAATAA
- a CDS encoding DNA-directed RNA polymerase subunit alpha — translation MIEIEKPKIETVEINDDAKYGKFVVEPLERGYGTTLGNSLRRILLSSLPGAAVTSIQIDGVLHEFSTVEGVVEDVTTIILNLKKLALKIYSDEVKTLEIDVQGEGVVKAADITHDSDVEILNPDLHIAELAKNGKLRMRMTAQRGRGYTVADENKKEDLPIGVIPIDSIYTPVSRVSYFVENTRVGQSTDYDKLTLEVWTDGSIGPKEAVSLGAKILMEHLNIFVDLTDEAQQAEIMVEKEEDQKEKVLEMTIEELDLSVRSYNCLKRAGINTVQELTNKTEEDMMKVRNLGRKSLEEVKSKLDDLGLSLRKDD, via the coding sequence ATGATCGAAATTGAAAAGCCAAAAATCGAAACGGTTGAGATCAATGATGACGCCAAGTACGGGAAATTTGTCGTAGAACCGCTTGAGCGTGGATATGGAACAACATTGGGTAACTCCTTACGTCGTATCCTGCTATCCTCTCTCCCAGGTGCTGCTGTCACATCTATCCAAATAGATGGGGTACTACATGAATTTTCAACTGTCGAAGGCGTTGTGGAGGATGTAACGACAATCATCTTGAACTTAAAAAAACTAGCGTTAAAGATTTATTCCGATGAAGTGAAGACGCTCGAGATTGATGTCCAAGGTGAAGGAGTTGTAAAGGCTGCCGATATTACCCACGACAGTGATGTGGAAATATTAAACCCAGATTTGCATATTGCTGAACTAGCGAAAAATGGCAAATTACGGATGCGAATGACAGCACAAAGAGGTCGTGGCTACACGGTAGCTGATGAAAATAAAAAAGAGGATTTACCGATCGGTGTCATACCCATTGATTCAATCTATACTCCTGTATCAAGGGTTTCCTATTTTGTTGAAAACACACGGGTCGGCCAGTCAACCGATTACGATAAATTAACCCTCGAAGTTTGGACAGATGGTAGTATCGGTCCAAAGGAAGCCGTTTCCTTAGGTGCAAAAATATTGATGGAACATTTAAATATTTTTGTGGACTTAACGGACGAAGCGCAACAAGCTGAAATTATGGTCGAAAAAGAAGAAGATCAAAAGGAAAAAGTTCTGGAAATGACCATTGAAGAATTGGATCTTTCCGTTCGTTCCTACAACTGCTTGAAACGCGCAGGGATTAATACCGTTCAAGAATTGACGAATAAAACGGAAGAAGATATGATGAAAGTCCGTAATTTAGGGCGGAAATCATTGGAAGAAGTAAAATCCAAATTGGATGATTTAGGTCTTTCCTTAAGAAAAGACGACTAA
- the rpsK gene encoding 30S ribosomal protein S11, with product MARKTNTRKRRVKKNIESGVAHIRSTFNNTIVTITDVHGNAIAWSSAGALGFKGSRKSTPYAAQMAAEAAAKASMEHGMRTLEVNVKGPGAGREAAIRALQAAGLEVTAIKDVTPVPHNGCRPPKRRRV from the coding sequence ATGGCACGTAAAACGAATACTCGCAAACGTCGGGTAAAAAAGAACATTGAATCGGGAGTAGCACATATTCGTTCTACTTTTAACAATACAATTGTGACAATCACTGATGTACACGGGAATGCAATCGCATGGTCCAGTGCAGGCGCCTTAGGATTTAAAGGATCTCGTAAGTCGACTCCCTATGCAGCTCAAATGGCAGCTGAGGCAGCGGCGAAGGCTTCGATGGAGCACGGAATGAGAACGTTGGAAGTAAACGTCAAAGGACCGGGTGCAGGACGTGAAGCTGCGATCCGTGCTTTGCAAGCAGCTGGCTTGGAAGTTACGGCGATTAAAGATGTTACACCAGTACCCCATAATGGATGCCGTCCGCCAAAACGTCGTCGTGTATAA
- the rpsM gene encoding 30S ribosomal protein S13, whose protein sequence is MARIAGIDIPRDKRVVISLTYIYGIGRPTAQKILAEAGISEDTRVRDLTEEEVNKIRDLVDKLKVEGDLRREVSLNIKRLMEIGSYRGLRHRRGLPVRGQNTKNNARTRKGPKKTVANKKK, encoded by the coding sequence ATGGCACGTATTGCAGGTATTGATATTCCAAGGGATAAACGTGTAGTTATTTCTTTAACATACATCTATGGAATCGGTAGACCGACCGCTCAAAAAATATTGGCAGAAGCAGGTATTTCCGAAGATACGCGCGTCCGTGATTTAACGGAAGAAGAGGTAAACAAAATTCGCGATCTCGTCGATAAACTGAAAGTAGAAGGGGATCTTCGTCGAGAAGTTTCTTTAAATATTAAACGTTTAATGGAAATCGGAAGCTATCGCGGTCTTCGTCACCGTCGCGGTTTACCAGTTCGTGGTCAAAACACGAAAAATAACGCCCGCACTCGTAAAGGTCCGAAAAAGACGGTAGCGAACAAGAAAAAATAA
- the rpmJ gene encoding 50S ribosomal protein L36 — MKVRPSVKPICEKCKVIRRKGKVMVICENPKHKQKQG; from the coding sequence ATGAAAGTCAGACCATCAGTCAAACCAATCTGTGAAAAATGTAAAGTTATTCGCAGAAAAGGAAAAGTTATGGTAATCTGTGAAAATCCGAAACATAAACAAAAACAAGGATAA
- the infA gene encoding translation initiation factor IF-1, producing MAKDDVIEVEGTVVETLPNAMFKVELENGHTILAHVSGKIRMHFIRILPGDKVTVELSPYDLTRGRITYRYK from the coding sequence ATGGCGAAAGACGATGTCATTGAAGTCGAGGGTACGGTTGTGGAAACTCTACCGAACGCTATGTTTAAGGTAGAGCTTGAAAATGGGCACACGATTTTGGCCCACGTTTCGGGTAAAATTCGCATGCACTTTATTCGAATTTTGCCAGGTGATAAAGTAACAGTTGAACTATCACCTTACGATTTGACAAGAGGTAGAATCACTTACCGTTATAAATAA
- a CDS encoding RNA-binding protein, translating to MMDPDSCTHIGRVVRIKKGRDAGQFALIINHLNERFVLLADGVKRKFDRPKKKNINHIELLEYVSPEVRNSIIETGRVTNNKLRHALRKFQDEHLAEEKGDDLNGERRCH from the coding sequence TTGATGGATCCTGATTCGTGTACGCATATCGGTCGAGTTGTGCGGATAAAAAAGGGTCGTGATGCCGGTCAATTTGCGTTGATCATCAACCATTTGAACGAACGGTTTGTTTTACTTGCCGATGGGGTGAAACGGAAATTTGACCGCCCCAAGAAGAAAAATATCAATCACATTGAATTGTTAGAATATGTTTCCCCCGAAGTAAGAAATAGTATTATTGAAACCGGCCGAGTCACAAATAATAAACTCCGACATGCACTGAGAAAATTTCAAGACGAGCACTTGGCTGAAGAGAAGGGAGACGATCTAAATGGCGAAAGACGATGTCATTGA
- a CDS encoding adenylate kinase: MNLILMGLPGAGKGTQAEKIVEKYGIPHISTGDMFRQAIKEETELGLKAKSYMDKGELVPDEVTIGIVRERLSKDDCENGFLLDGFPRTISQAEALEQMLNELNKQIDSCIHIEVDQEILMERLTGRRICKSCGATYHLVFNPPQQSGVCDKCGGELYQRADDNAETVQNRLEVNMKQIQPLLDFYDQRGRLRTVDGKQDIREVFSDIETILSNIQN, from the coding sequence ATGAATTTAATATTAATGGGGTTACCTGGAGCAGGGAAGGGGACCCAAGCGGAGAAAATTGTCGAAAAGTACGGAATTCCCCATATTTCTACAGGAGATATGTTCCGACAAGCGATTAAAGAGGAAACCGAATTAGGTTTAAAAGCAAAATCCTACATGGATAAAGGTGAACTCGTACCTGATGAGGTAACGATCGGCATTGTTCGTGAACGACTATCGAAGGACGACTGTGAAAATGGATTTTTGCTCGACGGTTTTCCGCGGACCATTTCACAAGCAGAAGCATTGGAACAAATGTTAAATGAATTAAACAAACAAATCGATTCTTGTATCCATATCGAAGTAGATCAGGAAATTTTAATGGAACGGTTAACTGGAAGAAGAATTTGTAAGTCTTGTGGAGCAACTTACCATCTTGTATTCAATCCCCCGCAACAATCGGGTGTGTGTGATAAATGTGGTGGTGAGTTGTATCAAAGGGCTGACGATAACGCCGAAACCGTTCAGAACCGTTTGGAAGTAAACATGAAACAAATCCAGCCGCTATTGGATTTTTACGATCAAAGAGGACGTTTACGAACGGTTGATGGAAAACAAGATATTCGTGAAGTGTTTTCCGATATCGAAACAATCCTTTCTAATATCCAAAATTGA
- the secY gene encoding preprotein translocase subunit SecY, translating to MFQTISNFMRVRDIRTKIIFTLLMLIVFRIGTFIPVPGVNSDLLRLDHELNAFGVLNIFGGGALQNFSIFAMGIMPYITASIIMQLLQMDVVPKLTEWSKQGEVGRRKIAQVTRYATVVLGFIQALGMSYGFNNFAGGQLITNQSIGNYLLIALVLTAGTAFLLWLGELITAKGVGNGISIIIFAGIVSGFPTMINQVYVQQFENAGDQLFIRIIVVVLLVLLILAIIVGVIFVQQAVRKIPIQYAKRVAGRSPVGGNASHIPLKVNAAGVIPIIFAVSFIITPPTIASFFGSNAVTDWITKYFDYTNPVGALIYIALIIAFTYFYAFIQVNPEQLAENLKKQGGYVPGYRPGIQTQNYFTGVLYRLTFVGSIFLAIVAILPVFFTKFAQLPSTVQIGGTSLLIVVGVALETMKQLEAQLVKRHYKGFIK from the coding sequence ATGTTCCAAACGATCTCCAATTTTATGCGTGTTCGTGATATTCGAACGAAAATCATTTTCACATTACTGATGCTGATCGTTTTCCGTATTGGTACATTCATACCAGTACCCGGGGTGAATTCTGATTTACTTCGATTGGACCACGAATTAAATGCCTTTGGAGTATTGAATATTTTCGGTGGCGGTGCGTTGCAAAACTTCTCAATCTTTGCGATGGGAATCATGCCTTACATTACCGCCTCCATTATTATGCAACTTTTACAAATGGATGTCGTGCCGAAATTGACGGAGTGGTCCAAACAAGGTGAGGTAGGACGAAGAAAAATTGCCCAAGTGACTCGCTACGCAACCGTTGTACTCGGTTTTATTCAAGCTCTAGGGATGTCTTATGGGTTTAACAATTTTGCCGGCGGTCAGTTGATTACAAACCAATCAATTGGAAATTACTTATTGATCGCATTAGTTTTAACTGCTGGTACAGCGTTTCTCCTTTGGTTAGGAGAATTGATTACCGCAAAGGGTGTTGGAAACGGAATTTCCATTATCATTTTTGCAGGAATTGTTTCCGGCTTTCCGACGATGATCAACCAAGTATATGTACAACAGTTTGAAAATGCTGGGGATCAATTGTTTATCCGAATTATTGTTGTCGTTTTACTCGTACTTCTCATCCTTGCTATTATCGTCGGTGTAATCTTTGTTCAACAGGCAGTAAGGAAAATTCCAATCCAATATGCGAAACGAGTTGCTGGCCGTAGTCCAGTAGGAGGAAATGCATCCCACATTCCCCTTAAAGTGAATGCGGCAGGGGTTATTCCAATTATTTTCGCCGTATCCTTTATTATTACTCCTCCGACGATTGCGTCATTTTTCGGAAGCAATGCGGTGACGGATTGGATTACGAAGTATTTCGATTATACGAATCCGGTAGGTGCGCTCATTTATATAGCGCTCATTATTGCATTTACGTATTTTTATGCGTTTATTCAAGTCAATCCTGAACAACTGGCTGAAAACTTGAAAAAACAAGGTGGATACGTACCTGGTTACAGACCGGGAATTCAAACGCAGAATTACTTTACCGGTGTGTTATATCGATTGACCTTTGTAGGTTCAATTTTCTTAGCTATCGTTGCTATTTTGCCTGTTTTCTTCACAAAGTTTGCCCAATTGCCGTCTACGGTTCAAATCGGTGGAACGAGCCTTTTGATCGTAGTGGGAGTAGCGTTGGAGACGATGAAACAGTTGGAAGCCCAATTGGTGAAACGACATTATAAAGGATTTATTAAATAG
- the rplO gene encoding 50S ribosomal protein L15, translating to MKLHDLQLNEGSRKTRKRVGRGTASGHGKTSGRGQKGQNARSGGGVRPGFEGGQMPLFQRLPKRGFTNINRKEYAIVNLDALNRFEDGTEVTPELLIETGIVSKEKAGIKVLAKGTIEKKLTVKAHKFSSAAKEAIEAAGGQIEVI from the coding sequence ATGAAACTTCATGACTTGCAATTAAACGAAGGTTCCAGAAAAACTAGGAAACGGGTTGGACGTGGTACGGCAAGCGGCCACGGTAAAACGAGCGGTCGCGGCCAAAAAGGTCAAAATGCTCGTTCTGGCGGCGGTGTTCGCCCGGGATTTGAAGGTGGACAAATGCCTTTATTCCAACGTTTACCGAAACGCGGTTTTACAAATATCAACCGTAAAGAATATGCGATTGTAAATTTGGATGCGTTGAACCGTTTTGAAGATGGAACGGAAGTCACTCCAGAACTGCTCATTGAAACGGGTATTGTAAGCAAAGAAAAAGCTGGCATTAAAGTTTTGGCGAAAGGAACAATTGAAAAGAAATTGACGGTAAAAGCCCACAAATTCTCTTCAGCTGCTAAAGAAGCGATTGAAGCTGCAGGCGGCCAAATTGAGGTGATTTAA